Genomic segment of Oceanibaculum indicum P24:
AGCGAGATCATGCCACGGACCATCTGGTCGGCATGACGCGGATCGACGCCCAGATTCATCGCGACCTCGACGGTCTCGTCGAACTTCGCGCTGCTGGCGCCCTTGATCAGCTTCAACGCCTCGGCGGCGTCATAGGCCTTCAGGCGATCGACGCCCTCATAGGCCGCAGCCATACGCTTTGCCTGCTTCGCCATCGTCTTACTCCGTCACCTGGATGCCCATGGAGCGCGCCGAACCGACTAGCATGCGGCAAGCCGCATCGACGTCGTTCGCGTTCAGATCCGGCATCTTCTTTTCAGCGATCTCGCGCAGCTGGTCCATGGAGACCGACCCGACGGTGCCCTTGCCCGGAGTCGAGGAGCCCTTCTGCAGCTTGGCGGCCTGCTTGATGAAGAAGCTGGCCGGCGGCGTCTTGGTGACGAAGCTGAAGGTACGGTC
This window contains:
- the rplK gene encoding 50S ribosomal protein L11 → MAKKIVGYIKLEIPAGKANPSPPVGPALGQRGLNIMEFCKAFNAATQSVDPGTPTPVVITAYADRTFSFVTKTPPASFFIKQAAKLQKGSSTPGKGTVGSVSMDQLREIAEKKMPDLNANDVDAACRMLVGSARSMGIQVTE